AGCGCAATGCGACATCCAGCGGCGTCGCGTCGGAGATCCAGTCCTCCGGCGAACTGGCCGCCAATGGCATCGCCAACTGGCTGAATGCGCGCGTCATGCTGACGGAACTTGTCGGCGCCGGCGTGAGCCATACGCAGAGCGCCGACGAAATCCTCCGGGGCTTCAACAACCCGCTGCTCGCCAAGGAATTCGCCCTGGTCTATTTCGGCAGCGAGGAGGGCGTCATGACCCGCCTTCCGGACGCCAAGATGCCGGAGGGTTACGACCCGCGCAAACGCGGCTGGTACAAGGACACGGTCGCCCGCGGCGCACCGGTTCTGACGGACCCTTACGTGGATTCCGCCACGCAGAAGCTGGTGATCAGCGCCACCGCGCCCGTCATGCGTGACGGCAAGCTCATGGGCATCGCCGGCACCGACTTCCCGCTGCAGGGCCTGCTCGGCATGATCGGTGAGGTCGATCTCGGCGGCATGGGCTCCGCCTTCCTCGTCAACAAGTCCGGCACCGTGCTCGTCCACCCCAATGGCGATCTGGTGGCCAAGCCCCTGACGGACGTCTTCCCGCAGGAAACGCCCGCGATCGACGGCAAGGGCCTGATGGAAACCGAGCTTGGCGGCAAGCGCGTGCTCGTCAGCTTCGTGCCGGTGGCAGGTCTTCCGGTGCTCGATAGCTGGTATCTCTGCCTGATCGTGGACCGCGACATGGCCTATGCGGGCATTTCCGAATTCCGCGTCGCCGCCACCATCGGCACCGTCGTCGGGGTTCTCGCCATGATCGGCGTTCTCTCGCTGCTGCTTTCCAGCCTCGTCGTCAAGCCGGTGATGCGCATGACCGGCATGATGAGCAAGCTTGCCCGCGGCGATGTTTCGGAGGAAATCCCCGACCGCGACCGCAAGGACGAGATCGGCCAGATGGCCGCCGCCGTCGCCGTGTTCCGCGAGAACATCATCGAACGTGGCCGCCTTGCCCGCGAAGCGGAGGAAAACCAGGGCCTCACCGAACAGGAGCGCCAGCACCGCGAAGCGATCAAGGCCGAGGAAGCCCGCAACGTCAATTTCGCGGTCGGCTCCGTCGCCGATGCCCTCGGCCGCCTTGCCGAAGGCGACCTCGCATCGCGCATCGACACGCCCTTTGCCGGCGATCTCGATCGCCTGCGCAGCGACTTCAACCATTCCGTGACCAAGCTGCACAAGGCCCTGTCGACGGTCGGTGAAAAGGCGATGGCCATCGATGGCGGCGCCAGCGAAATCCGCGCCTCCGCCGACCAGCTTGCCCGCCGCACCGAACAGCAGGCCGCCTCGGTCGAGGAAACCGCCGCCGCGCTGGAAGAGATCACCACCACCGTCAAGGATTCGACCCGCCGCGCCGAGGAAGTCGGTTCGCTCGTCTCGCGCACCCGCACGGGGGCCGAAAAATCGGGCGAGGTGGTGCGCCGCGCCGTCTCGGCCATGCAGGGCATCAACGAGAGCTCGCGCAAGATCTCGGACATCATCGGCACCATCGACGGCATCGCCTTCCAGACCAATATCCTGGCGCTGAACGCCGCGGTGGAAGCGGCCCGCGCCGGTGAAGCCGGCAAGGGCTTTGCGGTCGTGGCGCAGGAAGTGCGCGAACTCGCCCAACGCTCGGCCAATGCGGCCAAGGAGATCAAGGCGCTCATCACGACGTCAAGCGATCAGGTCCGTTCCGGCGTGTCGCTGGTCGACGAGACGGGCGCCGCCCTCGAAGCCATCGTGCGCGAGGTGCAGGAGATCAACGGCCATGTGAACGCCATCGTGCTTGCCGCACGCGAGCAGTCGACGGGTCTCAACGAGATCAACACGGCCGTCAACACGATGGACCAGGGCACGCAGCAGAATGCCGCGCTGGCCGAGCAGTCGGCCGCCAGCCATGGCCTTGCCGTCGAGGCCGCGGAACTCAACGCGTTGCTGGCCCAGTTCAAGCTGGGCAATACCGGCGCCGCGCCGCAGTCCGGCCGCACTGGCATGGCCTACGCAGCCTAACCGGCGCTGCCGTCATCCAAAACCGCCGCCGCGAAACGCACCGTTTCGCGGCGGTCTTTTTTGCCGTTCGTCCCAGGCGGAAACCGGGTGCGCCGGAACAAAGACGACAGGCCGGGCATTGCCTCCGCTTTGGAACGGAGTGCTACGGTGGCGCCGAGAGCGAACTGGAAAGGTTTCCTGAAGGTGGGCGAACTGGTCTGTCCGGTCGCGCTCTACACGGCCGCCTCGACGAACGAGCGCATTTCCTTCCATATGCTCAACCGCCGCACCGGCCACCGGCTGCACCGCGAGTTCGTCGACAGCGAGACGGGCAAGGTGGTGGAGCGCGAGGACCAGGTGAAGGGCTATGAGGCGGGCGAGAACGATTATATCGCGCTCGACGCCGAAGAGGTCGCGGCGGCCGTGCCCGAAAGCGACAAGACCCTGGCGGTCGAGGCCTTCATCGCCTGCGGCGAGATCGACGATCTCTATTTCGACAAGCCCTACTATCTCGCTCCCTCCGACCGCCATGCCGAGGAGGCTTTCGCCCTGATCCTCGACGGCATGAAGGCGCAGAAGGTGGCGGCGCTGGCCGAGACCGTCCTCTTCCGCCGCGTGCGCACGCTCCTCATCCGCGCCGAGGCGGACGGTCTCGTCGCAACGACGCTGAACTACGACTACGAGGTGCGCTCGGCGGAGGACGCCTTTGCGGACATTCCAGACATCAAGCTCAAGGGCGAGATGCTGGAACTGGCCGAGCACATCATCCGCACGAAAAGCGGCCGTTTCGATCCGAAGACCTTCGATGACCGCTACGATGCCGCGTTGGCGGAGGTGGTGAAGGCGAAGATCGAAGGGCGAAAGATCAAGCCGGTCAAACCGAAGGCCGAAGGCAAGGTCATCGACCTCATGGAGGCCCTGCGCCAGAGCGCCGTCAAGCGCGGCACGAAGAAACCCGCCGCCACACACAAGCCGGCGGCGCGTCGCCGAAAGGCGGGGTGAGCATGGCGACCCTCGACGTCTACAGGCAGAAACGGGATTTCAAGGCCACGTCCGAACCCAAGGGGCGCAAGGGCCGGAAAGGCGGTCACAGCTTCGTCGTCCAGAAACACGATGCGACACGGCTCCACTATGATTTTCGTCTCGAAATGGACGGCGTGCTCAAGAGCTGGGCGGTGACGCGCGGTCCGAGCCTTGTCCCCAGCGAAAAGCGGCTCGCCGTGCATGTGGAGGACCACCCCCTCGCCTATGGCGATTTCGAGGGCACGATCCCCAAGGGCGAATATGGCGGCGGCACCGTCATCGTCTGGGACCGCGGCACCTGGGAGCCGATCGGCGACGCGCGGAAAGCCTATGCGAAAGGCCATCTCGAATTTTCGCTCGACGGCGAGAAACTGCGCGGCCGCTGGCATCTCGTGCGCATGCACGGCAAGCCGGGCGAAAAGCGGGAGAACTGGCTGTTGATCAA
This genomic stretch from Roseateles sp. XES5 harbors:
- a CDS encoding methyl-accepting chemotaxis protein; this translates as MSARLNLMTKILLAASLAVVAAFCGFSVYIDSLQRNATSSGVASEIQSSGELAANGIANWLNARVMLTELVGAGVSHTQSADEILRGFNNPLLAKEFALVYFGSEEGVMTRLPDAKMPEGYDPRKRGWYKDTVARGAPVLTDPYVDSATQKLVISATAPVMRDGKLMGIAGTDFPLQGLLGMIGEVDLGGMGSAFLVNKSGTVLVHPNGDLVAKPLTDVFPQETPAIDGKGLMETELGGKRVLVSFVPVAGLPVLDSWYLCLIVDRDMAYAGISEFRVAATIGTVVGVLAMIGVLSLLLSSLVVKPVMRMTGMMSKLARGDVSEEIPDRDRKDEIGQMAAAVAVFRENIIERGRLAREAEENQGLTEQERQHREAIKAEEARNVNFAVGSVADALGRLAEGDLASRIDTPFAGDLDRLRSDFNHSVTKLHKALSTVGEKAMAIDGGASEIRASADQLARRTEQQAASVEETAAALEEITTTVKDSTRRAEEVGSLVSRTRTGAEKSGEVVRRAVSAMQGINESSRKISDIIGTIDGIAFQTNILALNAAVEAARAGEAGKGFAVVAQEVRELAQRSANAAKEIKALITTSSDQVRSGVSLVDETGAALEAIVREVQEINGHVNAIVLAAREQSTGLNEINTAVNTMDQGTQQNAALAEQSAASHGLAVEAAELNALLAQFKLGNTGAAPQSGRTGMAYAA
- a CDS encoding Ku protein, translating into MAPRANWKGFLKVGELVCPVALYTAASTNERISFHMLNRRTGHRLHREFVDSETGKVVEREDQVKGYEAGENDYIALDAEEVAAAVPESDKTLAVEAFIACGEIDDLYFDKPYYLAPSDRHAEEAFALILDGMKAQKVAALAETVLFRRVRTLLIRAEADGLVATTLNYDYEVRSAEDAFADIPDIKLKGEMLELAEHIIRTKSGRFDPKTFDDRYDAALAEVVKAKIEGRKIKPVKPKAEGKVIDLMEALRQSAVKRGTKKPAATHKPAARRRKAG